Proteins encoded within one genomic window of Oncorhynchus tshawytscha isolate Ot180627B linkage group LG02, Otsh_v2.0, whole genome shotgun sequence:
- the chchd4a gene encoding mitochondrial intermembrane space import and assembly protein 40 produces the protein MSYCKQEGKDRIIFVTKEDHEAPSNAELIADDPNDPYEDQGLILPSGEINWNCPCLGGMASGPCGTQFKEAFSCFHYSNEEVKGSECIDNFRAMQECMEKYPELYPQEDENEGADAAAPPLVDSTAPVPTEDSSPASVPSSNSTPSPPTPESAPSSDNTPPTDSQAAS, from the exons GTAAAGATCGCATTATTTTTGTTACCAAGGAAGACCATGAAGCGCCCAGCAACGCTGAGCTCATTGCAGATGACCCCAATGACCCCTACGAAGATCAGG GCCTGATCCTGCCCAGTGGGGAGATCAACTGGAACTGTCCATGCCTGGGAGGGATGGCTAGCGGGCCCTGTGGGACACAGTTCAAGGAGGCCTTCTCCTGCTTCCACTACAGCAATGAAGAGGTGAAGGGTTCAGAGTGTATCGACAACTTCCGTGCTATGCAGGAGTGTATGGAGAAGTACCCCGAGCTCTACCCCCAGGAGGACGAGAATGAGGGAGCTGACGCTGCTGCCCCTCCCCTTGTTGATTCTACTGCCCCTGTGCCCACCGAGGACTCTTCCCCAGCCTCAGTGCCCTCTAGTAACTCTACCCCGTCCCCACCAACACCTGAATCTGCCCCGTCATCCGACAATACACCACCAACAGacagccaggctgccagctaA
- the LOC112262437 gene encoding netrin-4-like: SASRCVDHACSPPMGNLASGRTLTTVSGCCGNGSHHSPCPTPLHPCPDHLHPPAHMVDDPFQHPNTWWASGVGTDQVEEVRLDLETRFCLTHVVLLFHSPRPAAMAMERSQDFGRTWETLKLFAQNCSLAFGFPDDTSQHGSRCTSRYSSAKPCSRGEVIFRTLGPGGLVDPYSPEGISQLTLTNLRLRLLKAQTCPLSVAPSTTSSSIGLFKPPADLNLPLLPPPQPSSEAPASAPFAIYTLLARGTCLCHGHAEHCLPHRGGQDTLKDMVAGRCVCTHHTAGEHCERCGPLYNDQSWKPANGSSGEPHPCHKCECHDHAESCHFSKRVWLSLEGTSGGVCDDCQHNTAGRRCQRCRHGYHRQPAMPLNSPHICTRCWCDPLGSLPAISGEEGRWCHPRSGQCHCRPGVGGTGCNHCLPGYWGFGGEGCKPCACPQNCDPHTGLCLDSYANNQVLNIPMGGKITAMDHALTTEGEPVWSKQLAVSALHYTGKCSCKERKLRSVSDLCKTKYAYVIKASVLSAHDKGSHAEVQVKVCKVLRSGQVPLSQGTHSIYPLSWTSRGCTCPILNPGVEYLLAGPEEVETERLLVTMQSVVVPWTPQLGTHISEGLRQGCPEHPLQTHNRAI; the protein is encoded by the exons TCAGCCTCCAGGTGTGTAGACCATGCCTGCAGTCCTCCCATGGGCAACCTGGCCAGTGGTAGGACCCTCACCACCGTCTCAGGCTGCTGTGGGAATGGGTCCCACCACTCCCCATGCCCCACTCCCCTCCACCCCTGTCCAGATCATCTCCACCCTCCTGCCCACATGGTGGATGATCCCTTCCAGCACCCAAACACCTGGTGGGCCTCGGGCGTGGGCACTGACCAAGTGGAGGAGGTCCGTCTGGACCTGGAGACCCGTTTCTGTCTGACCCATGTGGTGCTGCTGTTCCACTCACCCAGGCCCGCTGCCATGGCCATGGAGCGCTCGCAGGACTTCGGCCGGACGTGGGAAACACTCAAGCTGTTTGCACAGAACTGCAGTCTGGCGTTTGGTTTTCCTGATGACACCAGTCAGCATGGCTCACGGTGTACGTCCCGGTACTCCAGTGCCAAGCCGTGCAGCAGGGGAGAG GTGATATTTCGGACTCTGGGTCCAGGTGGATTAGTTGACCCCTACAGTCCAGAGGGCATTTCCCAGCTGACCCTCACCAACCTCCGCCTCAGACTTCTCAAGGCTCAAACCTGCCCATTATCTGTTGCGCCTTCCACCACTTCTTCCTCCATCGGACTCTTCAAACCTCCTGCGGACCTGAatcttccccttctccctcccccccagCCCAGCTCAGAGGCCCCTGCCTCAGCCCCATTTGCCATTTACACTCTCCTGGCTCGGGGGACCTGTCTCTGTCATGGCCATGCAGAACACTGCTTACCCCACAGAGGTGGACAGGACACACTGAAGGACATG GTGGCTGGCAGGTGTGTGTGCACTCACCACACAGCAGGAGAACACTGTGAAAGGTGTGGCCCACTCTACAATGACCAGTCCTGGAAGCCAGCCAATGGCAGCAGTGGGGAGCCACACCCTTGTCATA AGTGTGAGTGTCACGACCATGCAGAGAGCTGTCATTTCTCCAAGAGGGTGTGGCTGTCCTTGGAGGGCACCAGTGGGGGTGTCTGTGACGACTGCCAACACAATACAGCTGGGCGCAGGTGCCAGCGCTGTCGCCACGGTTACCACCGCCAACCAGCCATGCCCCTCAACTCCCCCCACATCTGCACAC GTTGTTGGTGTGACCCACTGGGCTCATTACCAGCCATCTCTGGGGAGGAGGGCCGATGGTGCCACCCCAGGAGTGGACAGTGCCATTGCAGACCTGGTGTGGGGGGAACAGGCTGCAACCACTGCCTCCCTGGATACTGGGGCTTTGGGGGAGAGGGGTGCAAACCCTGTGCTTGTCCCCAAAACTGTGACCCCCACACTGGGCTCTGCCTGGACAG CTATGCAAATAACCAGGTTTTAAATATACCTATGGGAGGCAAGATTACTGCCATGGACCATGCCTTGACCACTGAGGGTGAGCCAGTGTGGTCAAAGCAACTGGCAGTCTCTGCCCTGCACTACACAG GGAAATGCAGTTGTAAGGAGAGAAAGTTGAGGAGTGTCTCAGATCTCTGCAAGACCAAATATGCCTATG TGATCAAAGCCAGTGTGTTGTCAGCTCATGACAAGGGGAGCCACGCAGAGGTACAGGTCAAAGTTTGCAAGGTCCTGCGTTCAGGACAGGTGCCTCTCTCCCAGGGCACCCACAGTATCTACCCCCTCTCCTGGACTAGCCGGGGGTGCACCTGCCCCATCCTTAATCCAG GTGTGGAGTACCTACTGGCGGGTCcagaggaggtagagacagagcggCTGCTGGTCACCATGCAGAGTGTGGTGGTTCCCTGGACCCCTCAACTGGGGACCCACATATCGGAGGGCCTAAGGCAGGGCTGCCCAGAACACCCTCTCCAAACCCATAACAGAGCAATTTGA